One stretch of Comamonas testosteroni DNA includes these proteins:
- a CDS encoding TetR/AcrR family transcriptional regulator has translation MKVSKAQAAENREGIVDAAARLYREKGLDGVGVAEITRDAGLTHGGLYRHFESKDALAREACLRAFEWTITPLDGLESPEVDGAPATRLRALVHGYLSATHRDHPGEGCPAAALAADAARAGPEMSEVFAQGVERNIQRFMSVLQGDDAAKRTQTIVTLSSMVGALVLARATAAGNPALSEEILATLREQLAP, from the coding sequence ATGAAAGTGAGCAAAGCACAGGCCGCCGAGAACCGCGAAGGAATCGTGGATGCCGCTGCGCGCCTTTATCGAGAAAAGGGCCTGGATGGCGTGGGCGTGGCAGAGATCACACGCGATGCGGGCTTGACACATGGCGGGCTGTACCGGCACTTCGAGTCCAAGGATGCTCTCGCACGCGAGGCCTGCCTGCGTGCATTTGAGTGGACCATCACGCCGCTAGACGGATTGGAGTCCCCGGAGGTGGATGGCGCGCCTGCAACCAGACTCCGCGCGCTGGTGCATGGCTATCTTTCTGCGACGCATCGCGATCACCCCGGAGAAGGCTGCCCCGCTGCGGCATTGGCAGCAGATGCAGCAAGAGCGGGGCCTGAGATGTCTGAGGTTTTTGCCCAGGGAGTGGAACGCAATATCCAGCGCTTTATGAGCGTGCTCCAAGGCGATGATGCAGCCAAACGTACCCAGACTATCGTGACCCTCAGCAGCATGGTTGGTGCCTTGGTTCTCGCGCGTGCCACGGCAGCAGGCAACCCTGCGCTTTCTGAAGAAATATTGGCAACCTTGCGGGAGCAGTTAGCCCCGTAG